Proteins encoded together in one Nocardioides marinisabuli window:
- a CDS encoding DUF3618 domain-containing protein, with translation MTTDPSALEREIEETRERLAGTIDQLLHRASPKTIVGREIWTIKAHYVDPQTGEPRTDNILKTVGAVVGVVVAFVAVRKITS, from the coding sequence GTGACCACGGACCCCAGCGCCCTCGAGCGTGAGATCGAGGAGACCCGCGAGCGACTGGCGGGCACCATCGACCAGCTGCTGCACCGGGCGAGCCCCAAGACGATCGTCGGCCGCGAGATCTGGACCATCAAGGCCCACTACGTCGACCCGCAGACCGGCGAGCCGCGCACCGACAACATCCTCAAGACCGTCGGCGCCGTCGTCGGCGTGGTCGTCGCGTTCGTCGCGGTCCGCAAGATCACGTCCTGA
- a CDS encoding GroES family chaperonin produces MSEKIPIKMLHDRVLVELDAEAGERRSSGGIVIPATAAMGAQRLAWARVVAVGPQARAVETGDRVLFGPEDKAEVEVHGETYVVMRERDVHAVAAERVGDQSTGLYL; encoded by the coding sequence ATGAGCGAGAAGATCCCGATCAAGATGCTGCACGACCGGGTGCTGGTCGAGCTCGACGCCGAGGCGGGCGAGCGCCGCTCCTCGGGCGGCATCGTGATCCCCGCGACCGCCGCGATGGGCGCCCAGCGCCTGGCCTGGGCCCGCGTGGTCGCGGTCGGCCCCCAGGCCCGCGCGGTCGAGACCGGTGACCGGGTGCTCTTCGGCCCCGAGGACAAGGCCGAGGTCGAGGTGCACGGCGAGACCTACGTGGTGATGCGCGAGCGTGACGTGCACGCCGTGGCGGCCGAGCGCGTCGGCGACCAGTCGACCGGGCTCTACCTCTGA